The following is a genomic window from Gigantopelta aegis isolate Gae_Host chromosome 5, Gae_host_genome, whole genome shotgun sequence.
TCGATCATACAGTGTAAATATGAAACACAAGATGAACTGGCTAACCACTTGTTCCTCGTGTAGGGATAgagctcagtcggtagatcgCTCCCCTGATATACTTGGGTCGAATGTTCGAATTCCATCGGTGGACTCATTCCACGTATGTTTTTTTCCCCGTCACAGCCAATgctccaagactggtatatcaaaggccgtgctatgagCGGAAacgtgcttataaaagatcccttgctgctaatgggaaaatgtagagggtttcctcttaaactttgtgtcaaaaattatcaaatgttttatatatcaaTAGCCATATATAATAACTTAATGCGCTATTGTGTTTGCATTTAACCTTTCTATAGCATTCTTGctacagaaaaaaaatcaatttaaagaaaagaatacaaaaatatatgcctaaactattttattttcttcaataacaaaatttacaaaatctCAACCAGCCTTTCGTCTTGAACAATTGTGTGctcgttttatttatttactatttaatgttctcctgtaaaccccgtcctgtcttgtcacatattatattatgtattcgTTCATGTTTCCCCATGTGCCGTTGCctaacggcctgggtgtaacacagttctgttctgttctcttCTCTTCTGTTAATAACCAAGTTTGCATTTACATATTTCGCATCCATTGGCATCCCGGGCGTATCCATAGCGACAGAACAGACGACAGCACTTCGGACCGCAAGGACAGACATgtttaactgtaaataatataaaatacatagatgattaaaactaaatacgatttattttgtttaacggaaccattagagcacactgattaatcaatcGCCGGCtattgaaagtttgtttgtttaacgacaccactagagcacactgattaatcaatcaccggctattggatgtcaaacgtggtaattgtgacaagtagtcatcggtatacaggctggtaggtactgggttcggatcccagtcgaggcatgggatttttaatccagataccgactccaaaccctaagtgagtgttccgcaaggctcaatgggtaggtgtaaaccacttgcaccgaccagtgatccataactggttcaacaaaggtcatgattgtgctatcctgtctgtgggaagcgcaaataaaagagctcttgctgcctgtcgtaaaagagtagcctatgtggcgacagcgggtttcctctaaaacaacaGTGTttgaatgactatatgtttgacgtccaatagccgatgataagataaaaaatcaatgtgctctagtggcgtcgttaaataaaacaaactttacttttttaactttcatcagaggaaactcgctacacttgttcgttagcagcaagggtgcttttatatgcacttccctacagacatataaacatatgccacggcttttgatataccagtcgtggtgcactggttggaacgaaagaaaaaagtcaaataATTTAGTCCTCTGAGGTGGTccgaaaatttgttttgtttaacgacaccactagagctcattgatttattcatcgtCGCCTATTCagtgtcaaacatgtggtcatgTTTCACTTTCTGGTcctacaggaaacccgctacgtttttttcccattagcagcaagttgtattttatatggactttgCCACAGAcgtgacagcacataccacgatatttGAATACTAAATCAATAATCGCCACGAGATCAAGTTGGTTGAAAGAGTAATCGTCTTACAGTgtaggggacgggacgtagcccagtggtacagcgctcgcttgaagcgcgatcgatctgggatcgattcccgtcggtgagcccattgggctatttctcgttctagtcagtgctccacaactggtttaaaaaaggccgtggtatgtataatcctatctgtgggttggtgcatataaaaggtcccttgctgttaatcgaaaagagtagcccatgaagtcgcgacagcgggattcctctctcaatatctgcgtggtccttaaccgtctgtccgacgccatgtaaccgtaaataaaatgtgttgagtgcgtcgttaaataaaacatttccttccttccttccttacagtGTATTTGATAGTTTCATGAGACGAAACTAAACTTTGACTAATTTACCTCGTttgtttgataatttaaatacaatttaacacTTACAACAGGGTAAGTTATATATTGCAGGTTTCAATagcaaaatttatttaaatttaaatatcaacacattaatatatggcGATCCTAACTTCACACTACAAGAAAACATCTGCAAAGCAATTGACAATTCCATTGCTGAAAGCAAACGTTTTGACGACACGACgttacaaataatttaatcaaAACGAAATTGTAATGCATTTTCTTCTTCACAGTTCATTTTAGAGATATTCCTGGAACAATATACTGAAAATACAACAAACtcctaataatattattaatatgcattttgcCGGTCATATTGGTATCATGCTAATGAAGGGAGTATTCAGACGTGTAGTTTAATACCGGTTTAGAGATTCAGTgactgagtgagtgagtgagtgagtaagtgagtgagtgagtgagtggttgggttttttgtttaattaagaATGTTGAAACTTGGGAAGAGAGGATCTTGTTGAAATGTTCGAGAATACGATTTTTTTTTGTCGATACACGTACGAAATATATTAAGTCAGAATATTTGTTCAGGCCAAATGTTCTAAAAGTCACGAACTGTTTAACAGTAAAAGTTTGCCAGTATCAAGAAATCTACCTCTGTTTGTAAGAGTTATTTTTAAGACAACTTCTTAAAGTTTAAAAACCGTGTTGCAGGAAACTACCATATCCATTGagtgttacattttgttttctctgtcTGACAAATATTTTCTTCATCATGTCATGTACTATGACCAGTGAAGTaataaagtgtttgttttgtttgtttaatatgcCAGCCACTCACTCACCCGCTCAGTCAATCACAAGAAAACAGTCTCACCTGCAAAGCAATTCACAATTCCATTACTGAAAGCATACGTTTTGACTgatatatactgagaggcataaataatgcaatgggtatttcactgaataatcTCTTATAGAAATGTCAAATCACATATATTAAGTATGCGGACAAATAACATATTGGTAATAATTTAAGTGAGAgacgattttttttcaaatcagaatttgttttaataaaatgatttttcaGCAAAAATCATAACTGGTGTGTTTATTACAACAATACAACATTGCATATGAAAATCGTTTTACATGTGCATTGCCTGCTCTCGTCTCCCTATAAAAGCAACCATTTTTTGTGTtgtctgtctttttttaatatgccatggtaagtaatgttaaaaaattactgtttgtgctttttgtttaaaaacacattttattaaaaaaaatatccgatttgaacaatatcttctttcagttacagttgttaccaatatgtcatttgtctgCATGCCTAATACTGATGACATAATATTTCTAAAAGAAAATATCAGCGTATATCCTTTGCGTTATTTATGCTTCTGAGTATATATTTCTCAATCAATCCCTAACTCactcaatcattcattcattcaaatgttCCTTCTCTTATTCAGTCATGCACTCATCTGGTAACTCggttattttattatcatctCTATTTCTCTATGAGATACTTACTTCCGATAAGCTGACAAGTTCTTGATCCACATATTCCAGCACAACATGTTTTGcctataacaattaattaattgattaattaattaattaataatgaaatgaagaaattacaaaataaagaaggaaagaaatcaGAGGAAATCAAAATGTATTACCCCTGCGGTCACTGATAATGGGGGaactatttttcatattttctcagtgagaaatattctgcattggtttgaagggactgtcctgagtttgcagcca
Proteins encoded in this region:
- the LOC121373418 gene encoding antistasin-like, yielding MAILLLSFVGLLAVAVAHPAHPNQCPPVPFYLPSDCAAMLVINECSVELQNCPAGKTCCAGICGSRTCQLIGIKHVCPCGPKCCRLFCRYGYARDANGCEICKCKLGY